TTCCACCACTTCGGCTGAAATGCCATTTTTGGAAGTGCAAACGCTTCCGCCCAGCGCCACAATGTTTACCGCTCCGCCTCCTCCCACATGCTCGCTCGTTGGCTTAATTCCTGTTTTGTGTGATTCAGAAGGTTTAATAATGCCCATTTCTTTTTCTCCTCTCACCCAGTGCGGAACGGTTACTTCCTGCAGATACACGGTATCAAATCCATAACTCTTCATCAGTTCTTCCGTCCACTTCACCGCCTTTTCTGCGCCTTCCGAACCCGTGAGCCGCGCACCGATTTGCTTGCAGAGATATTCTTCGTTCTTATACACCTGCCCGCTGGTAAATATTTCATCCGAAATTTTTTTGATGATGACAGAATCGGGCTGCCCCCCCGCCCCCCAAAGGGGGGATAATTGAAAAGAGAATATTGAAATTAAAACGCTGAAGAAAAAAGATTTGTTCATACACATAGTTTTTATTTCTTGTTATAGTTCCCCCTTCGGGGGAATTTATGGGGGCTTTTAATTATAATCGTACCAATCTCTCTTTCGTTCGAGTTTCAAATCCTGGAGCACGCTTGCTTTCACATTGAGCGTAAGCATATAACTTCTGCGGAAGCCGAACGGAATCCAGTTCAGGTGCATTTCCCAGCAATGCAAATCGCGGTAAATGTCGAACGATGTAAATGTAAAATTCTTTTTCACAAAGTCGAATCCCGAACGGAAGCCCACTTTCCATTTCTCCGTCACGTTCACATTTCCGCTGAAGGTGAACGATTGAATCACCGTATCGGAAGCGCCCGGCTTTGAATACACCACATTGTAATTCACCGCAAGGTCCCACGGCACGTTGAAGTCAACATAATAATCGGGATGCGACATAATGTAATTCAGTTCATCCACATTTTTCTTCACTGTTTTTTTGCCTGTGGTTTTGGCAGTTTTCTTCTGCGTTAAACTCCGCAAACTGGTGCTGAGCGCAAAGGCGGCATCGGTGAGGCGGTAAAGTTTTCCGTTCACCTGGTATTCAAACTTCTCGATTCTTTTTTTCAGAACATTGTCATACGCATACGGGTCGAGCACGCTGCTTAGGGTAATGTCAACTTTTTTGAACAACCGCGTGCGCGCTGAAAGGTTGGTGGTTGACCAGTTGAAATTCTCTGCGGCAATATTATAAGAAGAAGCGATTCGCAGATTATCAATGAGAACAATTTTTCTATCCTTGGTGGAAGTATCTTTTTTTGCAGGGCGGAGTTTCATCTCTAAATTATTATCCAGCCCCAGCGTAATCACTCCTGATTTTCCCGAAGCAGGCGAACCGAAAATTCCATTCTGAAAAATGGAATACGATTGCGTGTTTCCAAAAGTATTTGTCTGAACATCTTCATAAAATCCATATTGCTTCTGGCTGAAATCAGGACGCCAGCTCAGCGAAGCGGAAGGAGTCATCACATGGCGGATGGCTTTCACTATTCCGTGCCTGAACGCAAACATTCCATATAATTTTGTGCTGGTGGTGAGCGAAGTGGAATAATCATATCCGTATTTGAATGTGCGAAGCGTATCGGTAAAAACTCTGCTGCTGTCCGCATCCCAGCGCTTGTGAATGGTTTGAAAATACCCGTATGCATTGGCGCTGATGGACGGAGAAAAAATAAGCGGTCCCAGATTCCACGAAGTGGTGATGGGTGCCGATGCTTTTATTCCGTTCTGCATGCGGTCGGATAATTTGTTGACGAAGTACGGGTCTTTGAAGAAAGCAGAATCCATGCGGATAAAATTTTTCGCGTTGAAGGAAGGGCTGATTCCTATTTTATCAATCACATTCGGCTTGCCGACAAAATCTCTGCGCTTGAAAGGAAAACGCCTTCCCATAGTGAAAGCCGCATCGGGAAGAGTTACATCCACAATTTTTGTTTTCGTGTTTTGGCTGTGCGAAGCGTTGATGGAAAGATTATTCGGGCTGCCCTGCCACGATTTATTCCACGCAATGTTCGACTGAAAAGTATTGGAGAGATAATCGTTCGCATTGTAGGAATTATATTTCTGGTAGGTGCTTGTTCCTGCATTCACATTGGCGGAAAACCGCGAAGTGGGGCTTGCCTTCGCATCCTGCATGTGCGACCAGCGCAGAAAAAAATCCTGCGTGCGGGAATAATCAGGAAATTCTTTTTCGCTGATTTGAATATTGGAGTAACTCAACTGAACATTGCCGCTGTACTTATACCGCCTGATGTAATTGGAATGCGTCTTTACTCCAAAACTTCCTTTGGAATAAAAATCTCCGCGCAGCGCCAAATCAAAAAAATCGCTCATGCCGAAATAATATCCGCCATCCTTCAGAAAATATCCGAGATTGCTTTCGCCATAAAACGGAATGAGCACGCCCGATTTTCTTCCGGTCTTGTTCGGAAAAATTCCGAAGGGAAGCACTAATGGAAGCGGCACATCACCTATGACAACATACGCTGGACCTGAAATTATTTTATCATCGGGAATCACTTTCAGTTTGGTGGTCTTGATATAAAAATGCGGATGCTCCAAATCGCAGGTGGTGTAGCGCCCGTTCTTCACATAATATACATCGCCTGTATCTTTCTTCGCGTCTCTGGCATGAATGAACGCTTCGCCTTCCACCGTAGTGATTTCGCGAATCTTTCCTTTCTTCGTTTCAAAGTTGTAAGTGATTTCTTTCGCATCAAAACTTTTTTCTCCCTGCTTGAACACCGGGTCGCCAATGGCATTGCCCGCGCTGTCGAGCCGTACATTTCCCGAACTATCGCGCGCACCGCGCGAAAAGGCAATGTTGGTCTTCATGTTGAACTCAATGTAATCGGCATTCAGTTCCAACTCTTCGTACTTCACATTTCCTTCCCCGTAAAGAAAAACTTTCTGGCTGTCCAAATCCATGCGCATGGAATCGCGCGCGCTGTAAATCACTTTTGATTTAATGGCGGACTCGGAAACGGAAGTGTCGGGAGTTGTGGCATGAATCGTGTCAGAAGTTTTAACGTGAGCGGTATCTTGTGCGAAAATGAAAAAAGGAAATGAAAAATAAACGGCAGGCAGAATTAACAACTGCCTGCTGAAAAGAATGGTTGCTGCTTTTTTAACTTTCACTCCGATTAAGTAAATTTGTTTTCTTGGGTAAAACTAAATAAAAAATATAGTTGGCTTCGATACGAAACTCAAACCGCTTCAACATTAAATTGTGAACAAACGCATTCTTGTTTTTTTTATTTCGCTGATTGCTTTTCTGAGCACATCCTTCCTTGTTGTTCGACATGCGGATGAATCAAAAGTTACACCGGAAAATTTTCTCTTAACGAATTTTAACAAAATAAATTCAGGCGGCTCGTTTCCCTTCGGAATAAAAACAGTGGTGATTGATGCAGGGCACGGAGGAAAAGACCCCGGCTGCATCGGAATAACCAATGTATATGAAAAAGATGTGGCGCTGGGCATTGCGCTCAAACTCGGAAAATATATTGAAGAAAAAATCTCCGATGTGAAAGTGATTTACACGCGCAGCACCGATGTGTTTGTGGAACTGGATGAACGCGCTGCCATTGCCAATAAATACAAAGCCGATTTGTTCATCTGCATTCACTGCAACACCGCCTGCTCCATTGACAAGAAAACAAAAAAGACAAATTGCAATCCGGATGTGTTCGGAACGGAAACCTACGTGATGGGCTTGCATAAAACCAACGCCAACCTGAACGTGGCAATGCGCGAGAACTCTTCCATCCTCATGGAAAAAAATTATTCGAAGCGCTACGAGGGCTTCGACCCCAACAGCGAAACCGGTTACATTCTGCTTACCATGCAGCAGAATGCTTACCTGAAACAGAGTTTGAATTTTGCTTCCAAGGTGCAGAAACAGGTGAAAGAAAAAGCCGGGCGGGTTGACAAAGGAGTTCAGCAGGCGGGGTTTCTTGTGCTGTGGCGAACGGCAATGCCGAGCGTGCTCATTGAAACAGAATTTATCTCAAGCCCATCGGCAGAAAAATTTGTGGGCGGAGAAAAAGGGCAGGATTACATGGCGCGCGCCATCTTCAGCGCATTCAGGCAATATAAAGATGAAGTGGAAGGAAAACTTATGAAGTATGAAGATGAGATTGAGAATACGCCCAAGTATGTTCCGGAAAAAGATACTTCCGGTTCGAAAGGAAATAAGGATGCTTCGACTTCGCTCAGCGTGACAAGTGAACTAAAAAAAGATTCGGTAAAGAAAAAAGAACCCGTGATTGAGAGCGAAGAGAAAATTAAAGCTTCACCGAAAGATTCTATTCCTCAACTCATGCCGCGGGTGGATACAGCCAGGTCAGCAGTCAGTACAAAAAAAGATTCTATCCCAAAGTTAAAAGTCAAAAGTGAAAAGTTAGAAGTGAATATAAAAAAAGATTCAACGAACAACGGACAACTAACTACCGGCAACGGGCTAATTATTTACAAAGTTCAGTTCTTGTCTTCTTCGCAGCGCATTCCGCTTGTGTCTGATAAATTCAAAGGGCTGAAAGATATTGGCGAATACCGGGATGGCGCTGCGTATAAATACACCGCAGGCGAATTCAAAACCATTGACGATGCCATGAAGTACCGCGCAGAAATGCAAAGCAAGGGCTATAAAGATTGTTTCGTGGTGAAGTTTAAGGATGGAGCGAGAATGAAGAATTAGTTTCCGGTTGCCTGTCTGCGGTTTACTGTTTAAGTTGTCATGTTGAGCGAAGCGAAACATCTTTTACTTTTACGTATGCGTTTTTCACCAACCGAACTGCATGCCCTTCATAACTCCCGCTTCTTTTACATTAAAGCAAGCGTTACAAAAAAAATGGATGCGCTGCTGGCGCAAACCAGAGATGAAATAAAATCAGTGATTGAAAAAGAAAAAATAATTCTTCCGGCAGAAGCAGATGCGAGCATGGGGAAAATCTTTCGCGGAGAAAACTATCTCGGGCTTCCTTATCTTATACTTGATTACCCTAAATATTTCGGAAAAGATTCCGTGTTTGCATTCCGCACCCTGTTCTGGTGGGGGAAGTTTTTCAGTTGCACGCTGCACGCAGGGGGAATAAGGAATAAAGATATAAGGTATAAGGGAGATGTTCTATCGGGCAAGGGCGTTTATTTCTGCGTGAACGATTCTCCCTGGCAGTATCACTACGGAAAAGACAACTACCTGCTCATTGACAAACTTACGGAAAAGCAAATGCAGGCGCATATCCGGAAAAATAACTTTATCAAACTCTCGCGGAAAATGGAATTGAAGGACTACCGCAAACTGCCTGAGTTTGCAAGGGAAACGTTTGAATTGTTTATGAAGAATGGTTAAGCATTGCTTACTGTATCACCACCTTCTCCGTAAAAACTTTCAAACAAACTCTCCCTCATTCCCTCTCTTTTTGAAAGAGAGGGATGTCCGAAGGACAGGGTGAGTTACTGTATCACCACTTTTTCAGTATAAATCTTGCTCTCGCTCTGCACCTTCATAAAATAAATTCCTTTGGGCTGATTGCTTAAATCAATTGAAAGATTCCTCGCTCCGCTCGGAATGACACTTTGTGTCATTTTTTCTCCAAACACATTGTAAATTTCTATTTTGTATTCATTGCCTGTTGCCGACTGCCCGCTGCCGACTTGTATTTGAAAAATGCCGGAGGAGGGGTTGGGATAAATAATAAGTTGAGAAGCAAAATCTATTTGAGAAACCGCGTTGGGATTATTTGTTTTGTAAATATTGGAACGCGAAGTGTTCAGGTTGGTTGCATTCGGAACCGGATTTTTTATGGTGGGCGTGCAACTGATGCTCCACTGGGTTTCCACGCGCCAGCTCCCGTTTGGGTAAGATGAATAATTGGGGTCAGTTACGGTTTGCTGAGTACCCGATACTCCCGCCACCGTTTTCCAGTTTCCATTACTTAAATCATCACGCCTCAGAATATAGCCCGTTACAGGGTTCGCGGTGTTTTCTATGGCGTAAAAATTCCATGAAAAAGTTCCGCTGTTGTTGGTAGTGTAAATGGTGTTGTGGTAATTACTCATGGCGCTGTAATTTCCGCAGGTGTCGCGCGCCACAAGTTTGTAGCGGTAAGTTCCTTTGTTGGGGTCGCCTGTGTAAGGAAAATATTTTGCAAACACAGTGTCAACAAACATGCTGAGCGAATCAAAAGGCACTGCGCCTACAATTTGATAATTGTTTGTTGTAATTTCCCTGTAAACAATAAAACTATCCACTCCGCCTCCTGCAAAAGGAGTTTTATCCCACAAAACAATATTGTATTGCGAAAGCGAATCAACTGTGACAGCGCAGATGGAAGGTGCGGTTGGTTGTGGAAGAGATGTAATAGTAACTATATCGGATGCACTGCCGCCAATACCATCACTTACTGTTACTGTATTTGTTCCTGCACACAAGCCCGTTGCTGTTGAAGTTGTTTCTCCGCTGCTCCATAAATAGGTATAGGGAGGCGTACCATTTAATACACTTGTACTTGCAGAGCCAGTACATTGATTACTGCAAATTGGATTACCGGTCATTACTGCAGATATGCTAATAGGATCATACTTAAATACTGTTCCATCACTATTTATGCCGCCCGAACTTGTCATTCCATAGAGAATGCCTCCGCCAAAAATAACAGAGCCGTAAGGATTATTTCCGTTTGAAGCGCCATCAAAATCCATGAGTTTGGTATACCCGCTTCCATTGAAATATACTTTAAAGAGGACTCCGGCACCGTATGTGCCGCCTTGATAGGTCATTCCATAGAGATAAAATCCGTCAGTAATAAGAGAGCCATTAGGATTACTTCCGTTTGCAATATTTGAAAAATCGAGCAGTTTGGTATATCCTGTTCCATTGGGCATTATTTTAAAGATGGTTCCGTAACCGTTTGCTCCGCCATTTTGTGCCATTCCATACAGATAGGTTCCGTCATACATAAGGTCACCCGTAGGATAACTTCCATAAAAAGCGCCATTAAAATCAATCAGGTCGGCATAGCCGGTTCCATTGGGCATTATTTTAAAGAGCACTCCCAGATTGTTTGCACCGCCTTTGGCTGTCATTCCGTAAAGAAATGTTCCATCAGAAACAAGAGAGCCAAAAGGAGCTTGTCCGTTTGTTGCATTAAAGTCGAGCAAATCGGCATAGCCGATTCCATTGGGTTTTATTTTAAAAACTGTTCCGTAATTATTTCCACCGCCCGCATTTGTCATTCCATAGAGATAAGTGCCGTCATAAATAAGAGAGCCGTGAGGACTGCTTCCGTCTGAACCGCTTCCGAAATTATGCAGGATTGCATAACCGGTTCCATCGGGCTTTATTTTAAAGATGACGCCATAACCGAATGTACCTCCAAAGGCTATCATTCCATAGAGAAAGGTTCCGTCAGAAATAAGAGAGCCGTAAGGAGTGTTTTCGGTTGTTGCGTTAAAATCCAAAAGTTTGGAATACCCTGTTCCATCGGGTTGTATTTTAAAAATAACTCCATCACCAGTTGTGCCGCCTGCACTTGTCATTCCATAGAGAAATGTGCCGTCAGAATAAAGGGCGCCATAAGGACTTTGTCCGTTTGTTGCGCCTGCAAAATCGAGGAGTTTGGTGTATTGGGCAATCACCGAAAAGCGAAAGAGTACGAAAAATACGAAAAGAGAGAAAGAGCGAAGGAGTAAATGTTTTTTCATCGTGTTTTATTTGTTAATGATTATTTTTTTGTTCACTGTTCCTTGCTCTGTGCTCATTTGCAGAAAATAAATTCCGCTGGGAGCATCAAGACGGATGACGGATGACTGACGACCGATGACGGATGCTGAATACACTCGCTCACCGTATACATTATAAATTTCTACTTGCCTTGCATCTGTCGTCTGTCCTCCGACCTCCAGCGTAAACATTCCGCTGCTGGGATTGGGATACACCTCAACTCCAAACTCTGAACTCCGGACTTCACTAACTCCAATCACGCAAGGAGCAGGAATGGCAAGTGTTCCACCGAGAGTATAAAAGTCCTTGTGAAATGCCTGATAATAAATATTTGCAATCGTGTCATCATGGATGATAAGTGTGTTCTCATCGTTCTTCGTATCGGCAGAGTTTGTCCAGTTGTGTGAGCCCGTGAGCACGAGCGGATCGGAGCAAGTATTGCTTGGGTCAGCAATTAAATATTTACTGTGATAAATATAACTGCCAGTATATTCTTTTAACATACTTCCTAATCCTGTAGTCAGAATATTATAGGTCGTTGGAGAGGAAGACGCAGTATATTGGTCAACAATTCCCGCCACATAAACTCCGCTGTTCTTTTTTGCCACCAGCGAATCGGCATCGTTTGCCAATGTCAATGTATAAACTCCAAAATATAAATCGGTGTTGGCGCTGCTGATGGAAGAAAGAATATGATTGTTTGTTCCATCGCTCGGACTGAAATAAAGTTCTACCAAATGCCCGCCAATCGTAAAATTATGTTTGCCTAAATCGGTTTTGTAAGGACCAAACTTAGAGTTCGTAGAATTAGAAGTCATTCCCGTATCGCCCCACATCATGTTGAACTCCGCTGTGTAAACATGCGCCAGCGCAGAATCCTGAATGCAAACCATGTTGTTGTAATCATTGTTAAACTGATTGGCGTTCCAGTCAAATGAACTTGTGTTCACCCAACTGTTAAGCGCATTGGATGATTTCCATCTTCCGTCAAGAATCACAAACTTGTTGTGCATGATATTGTAATTTGCTCCTGTAGGACTTGCAAGTTTTGGAATGCCCGCATTGAGTGCCGCAAGCCCGGTGTTGGATGCAGCGCCATCATAGATGTAACGGATTTTTATTCCTTTTGCATAAGCGTTATTGAGTGCGGTCGCAATGTTGGAATATCCGCTTGACTGATTATAGTCGTACTGCGCAATGTCAATTGTATTTTTAGCGCGGTTAATATAGGCAATCAGCGTATCATCGGCAGTTTGATTCAGGTAAATTGCATTTTCTCCGGTTGATACGCTGTTATCCACGGGCTGGTTAAAGTAAATCAGAATTTTTCCCGATGACGATGAAGGCGCTGCATTAATTCCTGTGAGAAGAAAATCATCGAATGCAACATTGCCTGCCGATTTTGTATAAGTAAACTGAAGCGCGATTGCAGCAGAGGGCACTGCATATTTTTTTATCGTGCCGCTGGTTGGAATAGGTTTAATCGTGCTGATTGGATTCCAGTTAATGTTGTCGGTTGTATAAAGAGCATCTAACGAACTCACCGTATCGGTGCTCACGCCTTTGAGCCAAAAACTTACCGAGTCGGGGTTAGAAAAAAATGGAGTAGTGATGGTGGCGCCATTCGTTCCGAACTTGTAGGAGTTAGGTCCGCTGGGACCGGAATTGGCAGCGCTGGTGTAATCGCCATTCGTAGTAAATATCCAGCCAGCGGGAACTGTTGCTGCTGTGCCCTGATAGGTTGTAAAGTTTTCCTGAATGAGAATTGATTGTGCATGAGATTGCTTCACTGCGCCAGTAATGACAGCAATAAAAATGATTGCGTTCCGCTTGAGGCGGAATGCAGAGACATAAAGTTTTTTCATCGTGTTTTATTTTATTACTCTCCCCCTTCCCCTCTCTATGCATAGAGAGGGGTGACGAAGTCGGGGTGAGTATTATTTATTGATGATTATTTTTTTGTTTGCAATGCCTTGCTCTGTTTTTATGTGCAGAAAATAAATTCCACCGGGCGCTTGGCTTAAATCAATCGTGAGATTCCTCGCTCCGCTCGGAATGACACTTCGTGTCACTTTTTCGCCAAACACATTATAAATTTCTATTTTGTATTCATTGCCTGCTGCCGACTGCCCATTGCCGACTTGTATTTCAAACAGCCCGCTCGTGGGGTTCGGATAAATCGTCATTTGTAATTCGTCATTCGTCATTTCATTTGTTCCGGTAGCAGTTGCATTCCAGCAATTAGTAATGGGAAGAACCGAAGAACTGCTTGCGCAAGCGGGTAATCCAAACATATCTTCCAGCGTGCGCAGCACATTGTAATGCGTGATGTGCATCGTGTCTTGCCCGGCTTTTACCATTGGTCCACAAAAAATTGTAGTGATGTGATTGCTTGAAATATTATCATCTTCATCAAAACTAAGAATGAACAAACTGTTATGTGTTTTCGCCCACTGAATATATCCGTCCATATTATTTTTTAGCCAAGTGTCGCCTGCGGGAATTGCCACCAATGGATTTGCAATGGGGTTGTGCATATCGTCTGCCAGATTCGGAATCACAAAACAAAGCGTTGGCAGCGAAGAATAATTTCCAGCGGGATAATTTGTAAAGGGCTGATGGTCGGCAGAAGAAATTTGATTGGTGCCCGTGCCCTGCCAGTTTACCCATGGACAATGCTTGCGCACATAATTGCCGGAAATGGAAACAGTATCTCCGGTTGAAGGCAAACTCTCGGCATAACCGGAAAAAGTATAACTGTTCTGTAAAAGTTCAGCGCCCAAATTGCAAGTGCTGAAAGGAGTATTAGTGGCAATGTTATCAGTTGTAACTCCCTGATTGTTTCCTGAAAAGAGCATGATATAATTGGGCTGGCTCGGATGCGTGAGCGCATAAGAATTTACAAACAGCGCGCTATTGGTATCGGTACTCAGTGAATTGATGTATGGCGCTTCCGCAGTATTTCCAATAATGTCGGAGTAAGAATAATTTTCTTCCATCACAATCACAACATGGTCGGGTTTGGGAATAGTTCCCGTAGGAACAAGCGGGGCTTTTTTCAAGAGAAGAAAATCATCGAACGCAACATTGCCTGCCGACTTCGTGTAAACAAATTTTAAATGGATGGCTGTACTATCCACATGATGCCCCAGAGTTGTTCCCGAAGTGGGAATCGGTTTTATTTTTACGAGCGTTGTCCATGTGATGCTGTCGGATGTTTCGTACAGCGTAAGATAACTTGCCGTGTCGGTTGATGAACCCTTGAGCCAGAATGAAACTGAATCCGCTTTTGCAAATGATGGAGTAACAATGGTTGCGCCTGTAACTCCGAATTTATATGAGTTTGGTCCGCTTGTGCCAGAATAAGAAGTAGTCGTGTAATCGCCCTGCCAACTGAAATACCATCCTGCCGGAACAGTGGCTGATGTTCCCATGTAATTGGTAAAGTTTTCCTGAAGGAGGGTGGTTTGCGCGAAGGCAGAATTGATAATTGATAATTGATAATTGATAATTGCAACAGCAACTATGTAAAAATACTTTTTCATCATGTTTTATTTATTGTCCGAACAAAGTTACGGACTCCGTCATTTTGCGGAGATGATTAGTTTTTTAGTTGCAATTCCTTCAGCGGTTTTCAGTTGAAGGAAATAAATTCCACTGGGCGCTGCGCGCAAATCAATGACGGACGACTGACGACCGCTGACTGATGCTGAATACGCTTTTTGCCCAAGCGTGTTGTAAATTTCTATTTGCATTGCGTCTGTCGTCTGTCCTCCGACCTCCAGCGTAAACAGCCCGCTCGTGGGGTTGGGATAAATAATAAGTTGAGAAGCGAAATCTGTTTGAGAAACCGCGATTGGATTATTTGTTTTGTAAATATTGGAGCGAGAGGTATTGAGGTTAAGAGAATTAATAGAGGGATTTTTTGGATTGATAATAGTGGGTGTGCAGGTGATAGTCCAACTTGTTATTACCCGCCAGGTTGCTGTTGCCTGATAAGTTGCATACTGCGGGTCGGTGCCAATCACGGAGGAAGCGCTCAGGGTTTGAATGGTTACATAATTTCCGTTTGATATATTATCGCGCTGCAAAAGATAATTTTGCCTGTAATACATAAAGATACTTTGATGGTAAGGGCTCTTTGCGCTGGTGTTGCCGCAACTATCTTTCACAGCAAGTTTATATCTCCAGGATGTAACATTCGGGTCGCCATTGGCGGCATAGAGTGTGCGCACGGTATCAATGAACCAACTCAGCGAATCGTACGAAACTTTTCCGATTAAGCCGTAAGCATTGTTGGCAGTGTCGCGGTAAATAAAAATTGTATCTCCATGTTTGGTCTGTGCTTTATCCCATATAATTTCATTATTCTGCGAAAGAGAGTCAACGGTAATTGAACAAATGGCAGGAGCGGGCGGAGGATTATTTGTCATTGTGAAAGTTGAGGAAGAAGTGCACCCGTTAGCATCTTCAACGGTAATAGTGTAATTACCGGCTGAAAGTCCGGTTGCAGTTATAGCAGTTCCGCTTTGCCCGCTGCTCCAGAAATAGGTATAAGTTCCTGTACCTCCCATAGCTGTTGCCTTTGCCATGCCTGAACTATCACACACAGGATTGCCAACACTGCTAGCAGAAACACTGAGCGCATTTGGCTGAGAGATAGCGGCAGTGAATGTGGTTGTACATCCGGTGAAATCAGTAACAAGAACACTGTAGGTTCCCGCTGCAAGTCCTGTGGCAGTTTGTATGGTCTGAGAATTATTCCAAAGATAAGTGAATGGAGAAACGCCCACTGTCATATTCACGGTTTCCGTTCCATTGCTTCCTCCATTGCAACTTACATTAGTAACAGAAATAGTTCCCGCAAGCGCAGGCGGCTGGGTAATAGTTGTTGAAAAAGTTTGGGTACATCCGTGCGCGTCAGTAACTAAAACGGAATAGTTTCCTATTATCAATCCTGAAACATTTTGCGTTGAAGAATTATTTGACCAGAGAAAAGTATAGGCAGTTGTTCCGCCCGAAACAGAAATATTAATTGCTCCGTTATTTCCTCCGTTGCAGGTTACATTTGTTTGAGATGAAAGAGAAGCGGATAGAACTGCCGGTTGCATAACCGCAAAAGAATCAACATGGGTCCATCCCCACGCATCTGAAATATTTATGGTATAAGTGCCTGCCATCAGCCCGCTGATGTTTTGTGTTGTTGCTCCGTTCGACCAGAGAAATGTATAAGGAGATGTGCCGCCCGATACGGTTAGATTAATTGCACCATCACTCAATCCATTGCATGAAACATTGGTGATTGCGGCAGTATCTGTAATAGGAGAAGGCATGGTGAGTTTCCAAAGTTCCCTGCCGATAATTCCATCATCGGCACGAAAGAACAAAGTGTTTGCATCAGCCGTAAGCATATCAGGAGTGGATGAACCGGCACCGGAATAAATATCAGAAACCCTTTTAGTGCCTGAAGCAGTGCCTGTGCTTGTCCATAATTCAGCGCCATAAATATCATCAGATGCTGAAAAGAAAAGTGTGTCGTGAAAATTGACTAACGATGAAGGAGAAGAGCCGGCACTTCCCGGATAAATATCTTTTACCATTACAGTTCCTGCGGTTGTTCCATTGCTTTTCCAGAGTTCGGGACCGTTGATGCCGTCATCAGCAGTGAAAAATAAAGTTCCGTTTATGTTAACTAAGTTGGAAGGATTAGAACCGTTTGCTCCGGAATAAATATCTTTTACCATCACTGTTCCGCCTGTTGTTCCATCGCTTTTCCAAAGTTCAATACCATTTGTTCCATCACCTGCCTGAAAAAAGAGCGTGTTGTTTACATTGGTTAAATAATAGGGCCAACTGCCGTTTGTTCCCGGCCAAATATCTTTTACCAAAACAGTGCCCACTGATGTCCCATCGGTTTTCCATAATTCATAATCGTTAACGCTGCCAGTACGGGCATAAAAA
Above is a window of Bacteroidota bacterium DNA encoding:
- a CDS encoding T9SS type A sorting domain-containing protein, whose amino-acid sequence is MKKYFYIVAVAIINYQLSIINSAFAQTTLLQENFTNYMGTSATVPAGWYFSWQGDYTTTSYSGTSGPNSYKFGVTGATIVTPSFAKADSVSFWLKGSSTDTASYLTLYETSDSITWTTLVKIKPIPTSGTTLGHHVDSTAIHLKFVYTKSAGNVAFDDFLLLKKAPLVPTGTIPKPDHVVIVMEENYSYSDIIGNTAEAPYINSLSTDTNSALFVNSYALTHPSQPNYIMLFSGNNQGVTTDNIATNTPFSTCNLGAELLQNSYTFSGYAESLPSTGDTVSISGNYVRKHCPWVNWQGTGTNQISSADHQPFTNYPAGNYSSLPTLCFVIPNLADDMHNPIANPLVAIPAGDTWLKNNMDGYIQWAKTHNSLFILSFDEDDNISSNHITTIFCGPMVKAGQDTMHITHYNVLRTLEDMFGLPACASSSSVLPITNCWNATATGTNEMTNDELQMTIYPNPTSGLFEIQVGNGQSAAGNEYKIEIYNVFGEKVTRSVIPSGARNLTIDLSQAPGGIYFLHIKTEQGIANKKIIINK
- a CDS encoding T9SS type A sorting domain-containing protein, with translation MKKLYVSAFRLKRNAIIFIAVITGAVKQSHAQSILIQENFTTYQGTAATVPAGWIFTTNGDYTSAANSGPSGPNSYKFGTNGATITTPFFSNPDSVSFWLKGVSTDTVSSLDALYTTDNINWNPISTIKPIPTSGTIKKYAVPSAAIALQFTYTKSAGNVAFDDFLLTGINAAPSSSSGKILIYFNQPVDNSVSTGENAIYLNQTADDTLIAYINRAKNTIDIAQYDYNQSSGYSNIATALNNAYAKGIKIRYIYDGAASNTGLAALNAGIPKLASPTGANYNIMHNKFVILDGRWKSSNALNSWVNTSSFDWNANQFNNDYNNMVCIQDSALAHVYTAEFNMMWGDTGMTSNSTNSKFGPYKTDLGKHNFTIGGHLVELYFSPSDGTNNHILSSISSANTDLYFGVYTLTLANDADSLVAKKNSGVYVAGIVDQYTASSSPTTYNILTTGLGSMLKEYTGSYIYHSKYLIADPSNTCSDPLVLTGSHNWTNSADTKNDENTLIIHDDTIANIYYQAFHKDFYTLGGTLAIPAPCVIGVSEVRSSEFGVEVYPNPSSGMFTLEVGGQTTDARQVEIYNVYGERVYSASVIGRQSSVIRLDAPSGIYFLQMSTEQGTVNKKIIINK